The following are encoded in a window of Blattabacterium cuenoti genomic DNA:
- a CDS encoding ribonuclease Z, which translates to MDKTSLTILGCHSSIPTEKFYPTAQILEMKGVFFLIDCGEGTQVQLRKAKIKFNKIVHIFISHLHGDHFFGLIGLLSTFHLLGREKSVYIYAPKGLKEIIDIHFKWSYTRLKFCIDHIELSSKKLEKIMETEKVEVYTIPLKHRIYTNGFLFKEKPCHRKLNMEEIKKIPSIKIEDYKNLQLGKDFRTKEGKIIPNDQLTFNPPKILSYAFCSDTSYYLPIIEQIKYVDLLYHESTFLKKEENRAIKTGHSTATQAACIAKKAQVKKLLLGHYSNRFPNLKAFEEEAKKIFNNVEASEPLKTYYLDE; encoded by the coding sequence ATGGATAAAACTTCATTAACAATTTTGGGGTGTCATTCCTCAATTCCAACGGAAAAATTTTATCCTACAGCTCAAATATTAGAGATGAAAGGAGTTTTTTTTCTTATTGATTGTGGAGAAGGGACACAAGTTCAATTAAGAAAAGCGAAAATAAAATTTAACAAAATAGTACACATATTCATATCTCATTTACATGGAGATCATTTTTTTGGATTAATTGGATTGCTTTCTACTTTTCATTTACTAGGAAGAGAAAAATCAGTATATATTTACGCTCCAAAAGGATTAAAAGAAATTATAGATATTCATTTTAAATGGTCATATACACGATTAAAATTCTGTATTGATCATATTGAATTATCTTCTAAAAAATTGGAAAAGATTATGGAAACTGAAAAAGTAGAAGTTTATACCATTCCATTAAAACATAGAATTTACACTAATGGTTTTCTTTTCAAAGAAAAACCTTGTCATAGAAAATTAAATATGGAGGAGATAAAAAAAATTCCTTCTATCAAAATAGAAGATTATAAGAATTTACAACTTGGAAAAGATTTTAGAACCAAAGAAGGGAAAATCATTCCGAATGATCAACTCACATTTAATCCTCCAAAAATCTTATCTTATGCTTTTTGTTCAGATACTTCCTATTATTTGCCTATTATTGAACAAATAAAATATGTAGATTTATTATATCACGAGTCGACTTTTTTGAAAAAAGAAGAAAATAGAGCTATCAAGACAGGACACTCTACAGCCACCCAAGCTGCTTGTATAGCTAAAAAAGCTCAAGTCAAAAAATTATTATTGGGACATTATTCGAATAGATTTCCTAATCTAAAAGCATTTGAAGAAGAAGCAAAAAAAATATTTAATAATGTAGAAGCGTCTGAACCATTAAAAACATACTATCTAGATGAATAA
- a CDS encoding ABC transporter permease — translation MVKKNAFHSLEIKIRQKENVDKIKKILKKKFGPKFRIKTRTEEEKAFYKVINTEKIFIYFLFSLITVMTAFNLIGAIFILQLDKKENIFLLWSFGYSLYRIRRIFFYIGVLISVFGWFIGVLTTSILSLLQERYHLFKIGRKIPFPMKFTIEDFVMMTCIILTVGLFISFISSNRIEMNYSSR, via the coding sequence TTGGTTAAGAAAAATGCTTTTCATTCTCTGGAAATAAAAATTCGTCAAAAGGAAAATGTAGATAAGATAAAAAAGATTTTAAAAAAAAAATTTGGTCCAAAATTTAGGATAAAAACACGTACAGAAGAAGAAAAAGCTTTTTATAAAGTAATTAATACAGAAAAAATATTTATTTATTTTTTATTTAGTTTAATAACTGTAATGACAGCATTTAACTTAATTGGTGCTATTTTCATTTTACAGCTAGATAAAAAAGAAAATATTTTTCTCTTATGGAGTTTTGGTTATTCTTTGTATAGAATCAGAAGAATATTCTTTTATATAGGAGTCCTTATCAGTGTATTTGGATGGTTTATTGGAGTATTGACAACTTCTATTTTATCTCTTTTGCAAGAGAGATATCATTTATTTAAAATTGGAAGAAAAATTCCATTTCCTATGAAATTTACCATAGAGGATTTTGTAATGATGACATGTATTATTTTAACAGTTGGTCTCTTTATCTCTTTCATTTCCTCTAATAGAATAGAGATGAATTATTCATCTAGATAG
- a CDS encoding ribosome-binding factor A, whose product MNSIRNQRLSSIFYMEIAEILMKNEIKKGFLITLIKIFMTPDLSLIKSYISIYPFLDQEILESIRSRSRFYRKLLSKKLRYRVKKIPELDFCVVNFRN is encoded by the coding sequence ATGAATTCTATTAGAAATCAAAGATTATCTTCAATATTTTACATGGAGATAGCAGAGATTTTGATGAAAAATGAAATAAAAAAAGGTTTTCTAATTACTCTAATCAAGATTTTTATGACTCCTGATCTGAGTTTAATAAAAAGTTATATATCTATCTATCCTTTTTTAGATCAAGAAATTTTGGAAAGTATTCGTTCAAGATCTAGATTTTACAGAAAATTACTTTCTAAAAAACTTAGATATCGTGTAAAAAAGATTCCAGAACTGGATTTTTGTGTAGTAAATTTTCGTAATTGA
- the rpmA gene encoding 50S ribosomal protein L27 has product MAHKKGSGSSRNGRDSVGRRLGIKIFGNQHVKCGGIIVRQRGTKHHPGINVGMGKDHTLYALKTGFVFFKKGTKNKSIVSVFSLKK; this is encoded by the coding sequence ATGGCTCATAAAAAAGGCTCAGGAAGTTCTAGAAATGGACGAGATTCAGTAGGAAGAAGATTAGGAATAAAAATATTTGGAAATCAACATGTTAAATGTGGTGGGATTATTGTTCGTCAACGTGGAACAAAACACCATCCTGGAATCAATGTAGGGATGGGGAAAGATCATACTTTATATGCTCTGAAAACAGGTTTTGTTTTTTTTAAAAAGGGAACTAAAAATAAATCCATTGTATCTGTTTTTTCATTAAAAAAATGA
- the rplU gene encoding 50S ribosomal protein L21 yields the protein MIYAIVDIQGKQFKLIENKYVYVPLLSSMNLGEKIFLDRIFFFYKNGFSKIGFPFLENIKVEVEILQHLKGDKVIIFKKKRRKGYKVKNGFRPFFTKIKVISFLEKKSKKIKNGS from the coding sequence ATGATATACGCAATTGTAGATATTCAAGGAAAACAATTTAAACTTATTGAAAATAAATACGTTTACGTTCCTCTTCTGTCTTCTATGAATTTAGGAGAAAAAATATTTTTGGATAGAATTTTTTTCTTTTATAAAAATGGTTTTTCTAAAATAGGTTTTCCTTTTTTAGAAAATATCAAGGTAGAAGTAGAAATCCTACAACATTTAAAAGGAGATAAAGTAATTATATTCAAAAAAAAGAGAAGAAAAGGGTATAAGGTGAAAAATGGATTTAGACCATTTTTTACAAAAATTAAAGTAATTTCCTTTTTAGAAAAAAAATCTAAAAAAATTAAAAATGGCTCATAA
- a CDS encoding aminotransferase class V-fold PLP-dependent enzyme — protein MFSQKQIQEIRSQFPILKKKIYSNPLVYIDNAATTQKPLQVIQASENYYSTINSNVHRSLHFLSQKATFHVENVRKKIKNFIHAKHSSEIIFTKGTTESINLVASSINIKKGDEIIISYLEHHSNIVPWQILCKKKDALLKIIPIDKDGILQLEDFELLISEKTKLVAITHVSNVLGIVNPVKNIIDKSHEYGALVLIDGAQVPSNLSLNVQDLNTDFYVFSAHKMYGPTGIGVLYGKEKILDTLSPYQSGGEMIKNVSFEKTTYSDLPFKFEAGTPNIEGIIVWGSAIDFVEKIGVENIQSYKEKLLKYAIQRLSTVDGIQLYGGVDYKKRLSIISFNLSKLHCFDIGIVLDRLGISVRTGHLCAQPLMNFFNVEGMVRISFSIYNTFKEIDYLLEGLVKARKFLLK, from the coding sequence ATGTTTTCACAAAAACAAATTCAAGAAATACGCAGTCAATTTCCAATTCTAAAAAAAAAAATTTATTCTAATCCTTTAGTTTATATAGACAATGCGGCAACAACTCAAAAGCCTTTGCAAGTGATTCAGGCTTCTGAAAATTATTATTCTACGATAAATTCTAACGTTCATAGAAGTTTACATTTTTTAAGTCAAAAAGCTACCTTTCATGTAGAAAATGTAAGAAAAAAAATCAAAAATTTTATTCATGCAAAACATTCTTCAGAAATTATTTTTACAAAAGGGACTACTGAATCTATTAATTTAGTAGCATCTAGTATTAATATTAAAAAAGGAGATGAAATAATTATTTCTTATCTTGAACATCATTCCAATATTGTTCCATGGCAAATTCTTTGTAAAAAAAAAGATGCTTTATTAAAAATTATTCCAATTGATAAAGATGGGATTTTGCAATTAGAAGATTTCGAGTTATTAATTTCAGAAAAAACTAAATTAGTAGCCATAACACATGTATCTAATGTTTTGGGAATTGTGAATCCCGTTAAGAACATTATTGATAAATCTCATGAATATGGGGCACTAGTTTTGATTGATGGAGCTCAAGTTCCTTCTAATTTAAGTTTAAATGTACAAGATTTAAATACCGATTTTTATGTATTTTCTGCGCATAAAATGTATGGACCTACTGGAATTGGAGTTTTATATGGAAAGGAAAAAATATTAGATACTCTTTCTCCTTATCAATCAGGTGGTGAAATGATTAAAAATGTAAGTTTTGAAAAAACAACTTATTCTGATTTACCATTTAAGTTTGAAGCTGGAACACCAAATATAGAGGGAATTATTGTTTGGGGATCTGCTATAGATTTTGTAGAAAAAATAGGCGTAGAAAATATACAATCTTATAAAGAAAAACTTTTAAAGTATGCTATACAGCGTTTAAGTACTGTTGACGGAATTCAATTATATGGAGGAGTAGATTATAAAAAAAGATTGAGTATTATATCTTTTAATTTGAGTAAATTGCATTGTTTTGATATAGGAATCGTCCTAGATCGTCTAGGAATTTCCGTTCGTACGGGGCATTTATGTGCTCAGCCTTTAATGAATTTCTTCAATGTAGAAGGAATGGTTCGTATTAGTTTTTCTATTTATAACACTTTTAAAGAAATAGATTATTTATTGGAAGGACTTGTGAAAGCAAGAAAGTTTTTACTAAAGTAA